The proteins below come from a single Hemitrygon akajei chromosome 2, sHemAka1.3, whole genome shotgun sequence genomic window:
- the LOC140720901 gene encoding small ribosomal subunit protein eS12-like, which translates to MRGNFLGHIIRKGEIALCCHCTAGSGIAAGGVTDVNTALQEVLKTAYFHDGLCCGLQEAAKVLDKRQAHLCVLASNCDEAQYVKLVEALCAEHQINLIKVDDNKKLREWVGLCKIDREGKPRKVVGCSCVVVKDYGKDSQAKDVIDNCFRAK; encoded by the coding sequence atgagaggaaatTTCCTGGGCCACatcatcagaaagggagaaatagctCTCTGCTGCCATTGTACTGCGGGCTCCGGCATAGCCGCAGGAGGAGTCACGGATGTCAACACTGCACTTCAGGAGGTGCTGAAAACGGCATACTTCCATGATGGCTTGTGTTGTGGCCTGCAGGAAGCTGCCAAAGTGCTCGATAAACGGCAAGCACATTTGTGTGTCCTGGCAAGCAACTGTGATGAGGCACAATATGTTAAGTTGGTAGAGGCACTCTGTGCTGAACATCAGATCAACCTGATTAAAGTTGATGACAACAAGAAACTCAGAGAGTGGGTAGGCCTGTGCAAAATAGACCGAGAAGGGAAACCTCGCAAGGTTGTGGGTTGCAGCTGCGTTGTTGTCAAGGATTATGGCAAGGACTCACAAGCCAAGGATGTCATTGACAATTGTTTCAGGGCAAAGTAA